GAAATTTCATTTAAATAATTTGACCTATTTTGTGCTATGATTGATGAAATATTTGTTGATTTTTTAGCAATTTTCATTTGCACCTTATCTTGCCAAACATTATCATTTGATTTTTTATTTAGTAACTTTAGCAAACTTTTATATAAAGCATTAACACCATCATCATTAAATTTAGAGGCTATTGTACCAAAAATTGGATAATCTTCTTCTAAAATATTTCTGTTTCCTGCAAACCTAGTACGCCTAATTAACGATTTTACATCTCGGTATGCATCTTCAGATCCTCTACGATCAAACTTATTGATTGCAATAAAATCTGCAAAATCGAGCATATCAATTTTTTCTAGTTGTGTTACGGCTCCAAATTCACTTGTCATGACATACAAGCTCAAATCAGATACATCTAAAATTCCTGTATCACCTTGACCTATACCACTTGTTTCAATAATAATTAAATCAAACTTTAACGATCGCGCAAGACATATTGCTTCTTTTGTAACTGAAGACAGTTCATTTTTACTACCTCTTGTAGCAAAACTATGCATAAATATATTTGAATTATAAACCGCATTCATGCGAATACGATCTCCAAGTAATGCTCCTCCTGATTTTTTTTTCGAGGGATCAACACTAAATATACAAATTTTTTTCTCAGGAAACTCTAAAATAAATCGTCTAATAATTTCATCGGTAAGACTACTTTTACCAGCTCCTCCTGTACCTGTTACACCTAATACAAGCGGATAATTTTTTTGCCTTCGCTTAGAAAAATCAACATTTGCATTATCAATTTGTAACCGAATTTCTGACGGCAAATTATTGATATCATGTTCAATGATTGATAATGCTCTCGCAAATTTTAAATTTTCTGAAACTGATATTTTTTTATTTTTAAACTCTTGCGGCCATTCATAAATTGAAAAATCTGATTTTTGAAGCATATCGCATAACATGCCCTCTAAGCCCATTTTTAATCCATCTTCTGTAGAATAAATTCTTGTTATTCCAAAATCATGCAGATTTTCAATTTCTTGAGGAAGAATAACACCGCCTCCTCCTCCAAATATTTTTATATCTTGACGGCCATTTTTATTTAATATCTCTTTCATATACTTAAAAAATTCGACATGGCCTCCTTGGTAAGAACTTACAGAAATTGCTTGAACATCTTCTTGAATTGCAGCATTAACTATTTCACTTACGCTACGATTATGTCCAAGATGAACAACCTCAACACCTCCTTGCTGCAGAAGTCTCCGAATTATATTAATGCTCACATCATGACCATCAAACAAAGCCGTTGCAGTCATAAATCTCACCTTGTTTTTAAGTTTATAATTAAAACTTGTCTCCATGGCTTCATTTCCTATATGGTTTCGTTATATTGGATCATTCTGCTAATGATACCGGCTATTTTTTTTTAATTATAGCGTAGTTTCTTTAATTTATAATAATTATGGAGAAAATTCAAAATGTGGCCACTTTCTGGAAAAGAAATTTATCGAGCCATTACTCATGATGAAAATAGTTTAAATGTGTTTGACAATTGTATAATACTTGGAGTTTCTAGCGACAGTCGAAAAATTACACCAAATAATCTATTTGTTGCAATTCAAGGTGAACAATATGATGGACACGCTTATTTAGCAGAATGTTTTGAAAAGGGTGTGCAAATTGCTTTAGTTCACAAAGATTCCGAATTTATTAAAAAGCTATCACCAGAAAATCAAAAAAAATGTATCCAAGTAGAAAATGTCATAGATAAATTTAGAAATTTTGCAAAATTTATGCGCAGTAGATTTGATTTTCCTGTCATTGCCGTTGCTGGAAGTAATGGCAAAACAACTACAAAAGAAATGATTTTTAGTTTGTTAAATAGCGAAACAGAAAAAGTCACTAAAACCGAAAAAAGCGAAAATGGCTTTTTAGGAATGGCATTAACTCTTTGTCAAGAAGCTCACAATATCAGCTCTCCTCCGCATGCCCTAATTCTAGAAATTGGAATTGATGAAGTTGGCGCTATGGCACAACATGTGTCACTCAGCACACCTCATATTTCTTTAATTACTGCATTAGGACCAGAGCATCTTGAACGATTGATTGATTGGGACACAGCAGCCTCAGAAGAACTTATTTTATTTCAAAACCTGAATTCTAAAAAAATTTGGCAACTTAGTGACCAAAAATTGCTTACAGAATTTAATCACCAAATTGAAAAAAATTCTTGTAATGACAAAAATGCAATTTCTACAATTAATGATTATATTATTATCGAAAAAAATAATTTTGAAAAAATTGAGAATAAAGACAAATTATTAAATTTTGTAAAAAAAATTATTATTTGGGAATTAACTCAATCATCTAGTTTTGATAACACAGTTAAATTTGAAATTCTACCAAAAGAAAATCATTACAAAAATTGTGAATTTAAAATATTGATGCCCAGCATTCATAACGTGACAAATTTTGCATTAGCATTTTCTGTCGCTATAATGCTTAATAAATCGATAAATTATATACAAGAGTGCTGGAAAAACTTTACAATACCGCCAATGCGCTCAAATATTAAAAAATTAAAAAATGGCAATATCTTATTTGATGATACATATAACTCAAGCCCTATGAGCCTTGAAGCCGCTCTGCACTTTTTTGATAATAAAGATTTTTACAATAAAGAAAAACTTATTATTCTTGGCGATATGCTAGAGCTTGGAACTGAGTCAAAATACTGGCATGAAAAAATTTTTTATTCGCTTAAAAATTTACAGAACTCCTACTTGTGCCTATACGGCTCTGGAATGTATGATTGTTATAAGCTTCTTAAAAATATAGAAGATGAGCTAATTTCTCTTAATAATACTAAGATTTATTGGCTTGCAAAATCTGAAGATCCCAATAAGTTTTTAAGTGAAATTAAAGTAAATCTTTTAGATTTTTTAATCCTTGTTAAAGGAAGCCGGGGCATGAAACTTGATAGGATAGTAAAAACAATAGAAAAAAATTTTTGATTATACTGCACTCTATCTAACATACGCAGTTTTGAATTTCGGGAGGTGTATTTATGCGACCTGAAGTACTTCAAAATGAACTATTAAAAATTCTTGAAGGCTCTTTTACCGAAAGATCATCTCATAACAAAGATGATTTTGTTCTTTCTCTCAACGAAGATCAAATGTTTAAGCTATGGAATATACTAGGAGAAGAACTTGGGATTGATCTTTCTCTCGCAACAGCAGATCAAAGAAAACTTTTGTTTGAATCGTGCGAAAATGGCAAACACATTGCTGCAAGAGATTTTAGTTCATTGCTGTGGTTAGTTTATTACAGTGATGCGGCGTATCAATAGCTCATTTTAATATTTTCCTTTACATTTTTTAAATTTTTAGAATATTATGTATTTTTAAATATTTTTAATTTGATCTATTAAAATTAAACAGTTAAAAATATTTTTTAACTTTAAAATTGAAAAAAAGATTTTAATCGGTTACAGCTATCTTTTGTTATTAAGCACTTAGTTTTCTAAGATAAATTTATATTTTAGAAAAAAGAATTGCATTTTTTAAAAACCATCCGGTTTTATATAAAATTAAAAATTATAAATTAAATGAGCTGCTTAAATAATAAACGAAAGTATAAAAATGAAGAATTATCGTCACAACACATCTCTACTTAAAAAAATTAAAAATTATTTTGACCCTCGTAATATCAAATCAACTGCAAATTTTCAAAAAAGAGCATATGTTATGAGTGCTATTTTTTTTGTCGCACTCATTTGCATTTTAATTAGGTATGCATGGCTGACTTTTTTTCCAACTTCAATTAGAACAAAACTCATTGCAACAGGTTCAAAACAATTTGAAACTAGTATAAATTTATCAAATCCTAGAGCAACAATCACCGACCGCAACGGAAAAGTTCTTGCCGTAAGCGTGCCGAGCACAAGCATTTTTTTGTTAACTAAAAAAATGCCGAAAGATAAAGAAACACTTGAAAAAGTTTCTAAACAACTAAAAATTCCTCTGCAAGAATTATTAAGTTACCGTAATGAAAAAAAAAGTTTTATTTGGATTAAACGTCAAATGACGCAGAGTGAGTTTCAAAAAATTGGATCGTTAAAAAAATGGAAACACTTTATAGATACTGTTGATGAGCCCAAACGCGTTTACCCAGAAAAAGACCTTGCTGCACATCTTATTGGTTTTGTAGGATCAGACGGACAAGGACTAGAAGGTATAGAAAAAGTTTACAACTCAAGACTGAGCGCAAAAGCAATTAAAGTTGATGTTGCACGAGACGCCATGGGCAGAACCTTTGTTTTAGCTCCCAATGATGCTTCAAAACCTGCACAACATATTCCGCAACTAAACTTGTCAATTGATATTTCAATTCAACAATTTGCACAACATTCATTACGCGAAGGTGTCATACGCTCCAAAGCAAAAGGCGGAAGCGTAATTGTTGTCGATGTCACCACCGGAGAACTCCTTGCAGTGGCAAGTTACCCAACCTACAACCTAAATACTCCTCCACAAAACGATCCCGAAGCAAGACGCTTTCGTCCTGTGATGGACGCAATCGAATTAGGCTCTGTGGCAAAACCGATGTGGATTGCCAAAGCTCTTGATCTTGGGCTGATTTCTCCGAGCACACGCTTTGATGTGACAGGAGGAAAAATGGCAGTACCGGGTGGTTTTATTCGCGACGATCACCCCATGAAAATATTAGATACTCAAGGAGTTTTAAGATATAGTAGCAACATTGGTATGTATAAAATCTCTCAAAAAGCAGGACGAGAAAAATTTTATGATTCACTTATGAAAGTGGGGTTTGGTCGCTCGCCTGGCACAGGGTTTCCTGGCGAATGGAAGGGACGAATTCATAGGCCAGAAACCTGGAGCGAAATGCGTTTTGCAAATATGTCTTTTGGCCAAGGTTTTGCCATATCACCATTACAGCTTGCGCATGCTTTATCAATTATTACTGGAGGGGGCGTGGATAGAGGAATCAATCTACTAAAGCGCGAAAATTACTCTTCAGAAGAAACAGAAGTTGGTCCTCCACTTCAATTTATCTCCCCAAAAACGAGTAAAGTTATTGCCAGAATGATGGGTAACGTTACAGAAGAAAGTAACGCAGGAAGAATTCCTGGAGTATTTGTTGGTGGCAAAACGGGAACGGCACAAATTTGGTCAAAAAAAGATAAAGCCTATTCAGAGCGCACAGCCGTTTTTGAAGGAATTATTCCTGCAAACAATCCAAAGCTCGCAATCATTGTTGTTCTTGACGAAGTGAAAGTACGCCCCGCATATGGCGCACTACTGGCAGGACCCGTGTTTTCTGATATTGGCAAAAAAACAGTTCACTACTTAAACTCGCAAGGAATATTTAATGTTGAACCATTCACCAATGCCTATCTAGATAAAAATATAGACAAAAATACACCTATTCAATAGCTTGACTTTGATATATCAATTATGCATAGATACCTAGCCACAGTCAACTTTTAAGGCTGATTAAGCTTTAAGTTTAAATAAGGACTCATAGTGAAGTGGATATCACGCAGGCCTCCGAAGCCTGAAGCGCAAGTTCGATTCTTGCTGGGTCTGCCATTTAGATGTATTTTTACTTTCTCTGTTTTTTGTTAAATAATTAATCTTTTTACCTAATATAGAGTTTCTGTTAAGATATAACTATTTTAAATCTCTGAATCAATAAATTCACTTCAAAAACTATTATAGTTTTTCATTCAATATTTCATTTGCAAAGTAATCACTCAAAATTAGTCAAAGGAAATAGATTTTTTATAGATTTTTTTTTCTTCAATACTATTCATTAACGCAATTAAGCTTCTTCCAACTGCATGGGATAAATTCACTGGTACAGCATTACCAATTTGTTTATATTGACTATTTATAAATCCAACAAAACTCCAAGCATCAGGAAAAGTTTGAATTCTAGCATATTCTCTGACTGTTAATGGTCTAGTTTCTTCAGGATGACAACGTTCAGTCTGATTCTGAGCAGGAGCACAGGTAAGAGTTAAACTCGGCTCATCCCAAGAAAGCCTACGAGCCATACCAGTTTTACCTCCTCCAAGAAAATAACTTTTTTTCATGTACTCTCGTTGTATTTTATCTGGTAAATCTTTCCAATATCCTCCTTGAGGAACTAAAGACATTATTTCTTTTTTTCTTTTCACATAAACTTGTCCTTCTGAGTTGGGCACATCAGAATCAAATAATTCACCTGCTTTTAGCGCATCTTTTAATGTAAAAATTTTTTTATAAGGTGCTGGCCAAGAAAATTTTGAATATTTAAAAAGATCATTCCTAATTCCAACTAAAAATAAACGTTCCCTTTTTTGAGGAACTTGATAAAAGATAGCTTTCAACACGTGTGGTTCAATTAATGTATAACCCAATTCGTGTATTATTGATTTCATAGAGGCAAGGGTTCTACCTTCATCATGCTCTAACAAGCCTCTAACATTTTCCCCCAAAAAAACCTTTGGTTTTATTTCTTTAATTGCTCTTGCAAATTCAAAAAATAATGTTCCTCTTGCATCTTCAAAACCAAGTTTATTTCCGGCATAAGAAAAAGCTTGGCAGGGAAATCCACCAGATACAAAGTCAATATTATTAAATTTAGTAAAATCTACATTTTTAATATCACCTTCTATAACATTCCAACTAGGTCTATTAAACCGAAGAGTTTTACAGGAGTCTTTGTCTACTTCATTTACAGCAATTGTGGTAAATCCAGCTTTTTCCAATCCAATCGCTAAACCTCCCGCACCAGCAAATAGTTCAATAGATTGATAAGGTCTTAATGGCTTTATTTTTAATTCCTTATCCCAATTTGAATATGCCATTTCTTTAAATATTTTAAATTCATCAAGCTCTGATAAATTTGATATACTATATTCTTTTCTGCCAGTTATAGGGTTTTTAACTGGTTTGATTTTTTCGTTTTTTTCCCACTTTGATATTGTAGATTTAGATACAGAAATAATATCCGCAAATAATTCTGCTGAAATTGTGTTATCGTTATTGCTGAATATTGAGACCATTTTTAAATCCTTCATACTTTTCAAAAGTCAGTAAATATATACTTTTTAATAAGTGCTTATCAAGTTTATTTAAATTATCAAATATTTCATTTGAAGCTTTTACAGGATTTTCATTATTTACGACATCATCTATAATTATAGGTATTTTTTCACATAATTTTTTAAAGGCAAATTTGTCTCCAGTAACAATTTCATAAAATCTATCCATAGATACTTTCCTTATGCGAGGATCGCATACCTTGACTTCGTCAATGGTAGTCTCCCAAGGTATATTTTGACTTTTTTTGGCAATAACTTCAACCAAAAAACTGGTAGCATTAGGATTTTTCAAAATTGCGCTTTGTAATTTGATATATACGCTTTTAGCTCCTCCAGAGTTCATTGTATTATGCTTATTTTTTATTTCTACATAATAATGTTTATCTTTATTAATTACATCAAAACCTGCTTTTGGAACTTCCCAACCACTAAAAAATTTAAAGATATTTTGATGAAAATATCCTATTTGATTGCTATTAGATTTATCAATCTGCCTTATTACTTCTTGCTCAATTAAGTCTTTTATCGGCATTCTATAAATTTTAGCATCGAAGGTCAATTTTATTGGATCTACTAAATTACTATTAAATTTATAAAAATCTATTGTGAGTCTATAATCCAAAACTGTTTTTTTTACATGATTGTAAATATCCTCATCGCTAATAAAACCCAGATTATACTCTTTTTTTTGTATTTTCATTTTTTACCTTTTTCAATCCTTTGAAAAGTTAAATATCACTTCATGGTGGGCTATATACTAGAAGTGTCTATTTATTGCAAAAAATAATAAATTTTAAATTCAATAAACTCTACCAACCATACCGTACTAGCTCCACAAAAAATTTTGTAATCCCAAATTCATTGCTTAACAGATTGGCAGGTTTTTTACTCGTTTGAGGTGTCTAAATTGATATTATAAAATATTAAAATCAAATAAATTTTAAGCAAAAAGAAAAAATGAGACAAAGTCAGTTCGATTCTTGCCCAGCCTGCCATTTAGATGTACTTTTATTCCTTTTCATTTTAAAGAAAGATACAAAATTATGCAAATTTATAATCCACTCTATTTATAACTAAATATAAATAATATTTTTTATATAAAGAAAATTTAAATGGATGATTTTATAATAAAAGAGCTAAAAATATTTCAACTAAATGAATTTAAAAAATTATTATCAACAGTTTTTTATTATGAAAAAACTAATACTTATAAATATTATTTAAGTTTATTTCCTATTTTCTTGCAAAAAATAATTAGAATGTTTGGACATGTTAGATATTCTAAATATTGGGTCGCCTTAAATAACAAAAAAGAGATAGTGGGTATTATTGGGATTTATTTTAGAAATTGCGACACAAAAGATGTCCTATGGGTTAGTTGGTTTTGTGTCGAAAAAAATATAGAAGAAAAGGAATTGGAGGAATACTTTTAAATCATGTAATTTTATTTGCTAAAGAAAATAATAAAACAAAATTTAAGATATATACTTCAAATCATGATAACGAAAAAAATGCACAGTATTTATATGAAAAATTTGGATTCTTGGTAATAGAAAAAAAAGAATTTGAATCTGGATATGTTAAAATATATAGAGAAAAAAAAATTAACTAATTTTTTTCATCCTCAAAAATTTGAGTACCAATGAATTTTAAAAATTCAGGAAAAATTCGTTTAAATTCCTTTAATTATTTTTTTTCTTTTTTTAAAACTAATCTCTAAATCACATTCCATCAACTCTGCTATTTGCGACATGGTCATAAGTGAAATGTTCTCTGTCTCATCCATCAGTCTATTGTATTGTCTGTTTGAAATATCAATTTCTCTACAAAATTGGTTCACTTCGATTTTATTTTTATTTCTAAATTTTGTAACATTTTTAATAATTTCAAGTTTATTTTTAGTAAATAAATCTTTTATTATCTTCCATTTTTCATCATATATTTTGTCTGTCTTGTGCTCAATTAAAGAAAACGATTTAGTTTTATTTTTTTTAGTATTACTCATAAAAAATTCTGCTTTTTTTATATTGACACTCTGAATTAAAATACCTATTTTAAATTAATTTTTCATGATATATTTCTGTTATCACATTTAAAACCCTACGTAGTATTTTTTCATTTTTCCATTTTATTTCTTACTTTCTCAGAAATTGATAAAATAATTTTTGCTCTTAATTTAGCTTTTTTCTTAGCATTACTTAATTCTTCTTCTGTGTAAAACTTTTCCATTAATTTATCGAATTTTATTGTTTTTTTTGTCTTCACTTTTTATCTCATTAAGTCTATTAATTTATCTCCACTATTTAATAATAAAAGAGGGAGAAAATTCAAGTTTCTTAGTTTATGATTATAACTATACCCCTTATAATCAAAATTGTACAATTTTGATTATAAGGGGTCAAGGGAAAATCAACAAACAGAATAATGACTGTAGCCAAAACCTAATCTTACAAAAAATATCTCATTTTCCACAAACTCTAACAAAAATATCATGATTAATGATACTTATTTAAGAGTCTCAACATTTAAATTTGTATTCAATGAAACAGAAATAACATATTCGTTGTTTAAATATTTTTTATTCACCCAATTTTCAAAATCTTTAATATCAAAGTCTTTTGCTAATTGATTTATTTTACCTTGATCATAAATATTATTTTCACCAAGCATTACATTATAATATAGATAATCAAGTTTCTTATCATTATCAAATAAATAATACTCTTCATCAATTTTTTGTTCTGCATTTAATACATTGCTAACTGATTGCTTAACAATTTCATTAAAATTTTCATTGTTATCTTTTAAATTCATAATACTAAACGAATCTAAAAAATAATTGTTACTAGGAAAATCCATGTTTTCAATCATAATAATTTTATGCTTATCATTTTTTGCATATATAGAATAATTATTTGAAATAGCTTTACTTAAAACTGATCTGTAGATAATATCTTTTGCAGTGTAATTAAAATTTGGAAATAATTTTATATCTAAATTCATTTTACTAATTTTTTTATCTTTTACCTCACAAGAAATATCTTGATTTACCAAATTTAGCCCAGCTAATACAAGTTTTTTTACATCGACATAAGGAACAGGAGAACCATTGGGCAAAACATCGACAAACTTTGACAGCTTGTTAGCGATAAATTCTGGTTTTAGTTTACTTTCAACAATAATAATAATATTATTAGAAGTAAAAAATTTAGAATAATATTCTTTTACTTTTTTATTATTAACACGCAAAATCTCTTCATTTGGGTCTCTTTCTATTAGTTTTTTATCTTTTAAACATTTAAAAAAACTTAAAAAAAAGCTATTATTAAACTTTAAATCCATATAATTTCGTACATCATTTTTTGCTTTTTCAATACCAGAATTTGACAAATCTGGGTTTTTAATTGCCTGAAATGCATTGCTAATTACAAAATCAAATTTTTCTGGATCAAACTCATACGAAAATTTTATGTAATTGAACGTTTGAAAAAGTTCATCATTTGCTACATAAAAATCATTTAATTTAGAAGATGACTTACTATTTAAAAAGATTTTCTCTGACAAATATGGATTTAAGGGAATAGCATACACTTTTTCTAATTCTCTACTATTTCCAGCATTGACTAAAATATTTAAAATAACCTCATCAGTCTCTCCTTCAAGGACAACCAATTTTAAACCATTTTTAAATTTATATTTGTAAAACGACTGATTTTCATCATTATAAAAACTATCTTTACCAATAAATTCGAAAAGATTATTTTTTTTTCCCTGATTTGCTTTAACAGAAAGGTTAAAGAACATAAATAATAAAGTTATTAAAATAATACGCACAAAAATCTCCATGTAAAAATAGTTAAAATACAACCTTGATATAAATACAGAAGTTTTTATATATTTTCAATTTTTATAATTTAAATATTTTTTTAGATTATAAAATATTTTTTACCATAACCATCATTTATGTGTTTTAACTTTGACATTAAATTAAAAAAAAATTATATTAAAAATTAAGCAAAAAATAAAATAAATTTTCTTGCTTAATTTTTAACAAATAAATAAAGAGAATGTCATGAAAAATAAAATAAATTTTCTTACTTTATGTCTTACTTTATATGCAGGTCAATCAGCTTACTCTTACGGATCTTATATATTTTGCACAAATAGCGCAGTCTCTGGATCAGATTACACGTTTAAAGGTATCGGCTGGAATTGGGCAAAAGGAACTAACGGTAGCAACTTACAAAATGCAGCTATCAATAATTATCAAAACCTTGTAAAAGTTTATCCTAAGGGGACTTGGATTAACGGTTCAACAGATCTCAATACATCATATAACTACTATCTACTCCTCGATAGTATCTTTGATAATAAAAATGCCGCAATTAATTTTTGCGAAGCATTAAAACAAAAATGCCAAAGTGATTGGGGTCCAACATTTACTGGAATTGGAGTTTCAACATGGGATATCCCTCATGCAGCATGGGGTTCTGTTTCTGTAAAATACAAAGTGCAATCTAATCGTAGTGAACGGCTTGCTTGCAAAAATTGGAAACACACAGAATACGAACCAATTTATTACACACCAGAGGATTATATGTATACTTTTACACCATTAATGCATTAAGTTAATACCATAAAAAAAATTACATATGTTTTTATCACTAACATATGTAAAATTTTTATTACTTATACTATTTAGACAACACAATCCCAATATTAAAAAATACTGATAATATTATAGTAAAAATTCGCAGCACTACCGTTGATGTAACTAGCAATAGAGCATATTTTGCTGCAAATTCATTAAAAATTCATAATCTCCATTCAGAAGAATGAATGCCAAATTTCTTTAAAGTAAAATTTAATTTTTTTATTTCATTTGAAGTTAATAAAAATTTAACTTTTTTAAGAAAATAAATACTTTTACTTCTTTGTGAAAAGTTTGCCATGAGTTGAAAATCACTTTCTATATCACAAATTTTATTATTAAAATTGGAAAGTTCAATAGAACATCTATGCATCATAAATTCAAACATATAGCTATAAATAATTGATATCAAATTTAATCTGTAATCTCTAACGCTTTTTTGCAAAACACGACTTAATAAATTTGTATGTCCAGGAAAAAAGAATTGATATAACTCTTTATAGTAATAAATATTTGTGCTTTTAAATGGAACATTATTAATATTGCTAAAATCGTCAATTATAAATCCCTTTTTGGTTTCAATAAATTTTTTAAAATCATATTCAATAATATGTTGTTTTGTTCTTGGATAGTTTATTAATATATCATATTCTTTGCTTAATTTAAAAGTCTCGTATTCATCTCCACTCATAAACATAAAAATTTCAGGATAAGAAAGAAAAAAACAAAGTTCATGATGCTTATTAATGAATAATTTAGATTTTGTATAACTCGAAAATTGATTTTTTACATGTCTGCTATTATTTAATCCTAAAAAAGCCTGCAAAAATTTATTTTTTTTATTAACACTCTGAATTGACAAACAAGTATTCCTACTAATATTATAAAGAAAATCTGAACTATAATAAACTTCGCAAATATCTCTAAAAGACCTAATTGTAAAAAATTCGGTATAAATATTTATCTTATATTTTTGCATTTTTAAAAATATATATAACATTTTTATTCCATCTTTATTGGCTCCAGCGATATTTAAATAATTAATAAATTCATTATATTGTTTTAGTTTTTGATACTCAGAAATACTTTTTGAATACATGGGTGAATTTGGAAAAAAGTTTTTTAAAACACCAGATAACCATATGCAATTTTGCAAGTGATCATCCGGAAACGGTAAAAAAACAAATTTTGTTTTACTTGACAAAAAGTTTAATGATCCAGAATCTAATGGCTCAAAAAAACGGGTCTTTTCTTCTACCGCAAGAGAAATTAGACATCTCCGAACACAGTCTGGAATTGTTGTGGTAGAATCAATTAATTCTGTTGTTTGTGAAGATCTTGCGGAAATAAAATTGCCTGGACCAGGAACAGGATCTATTAAAAACAGATCCATACAAAATTTATTTAAATATTTTTGTGCAATGTAATTTGCGGCTATAATACATGTTGTTCCTCCCCGACTAAATCCAATTAGATTAATTTTAGAAATTAAAATTTTTCTTTCTAAATGTAAATAATCTATAATTTTTAATGCTAATGTTGCATTTTGTGTCATTCCATTTCCAGTAACCTTATCCTTAAATTTCATTATCCCGCTATATTTATTATCTTTGTCTCGTGTTGTTAACCGAGACTTTGTGGGATCAAACACAATATTTGTAACTTCTTTATGAGTATGAGAGATTGGTGATA
This region of Spirobacillus cienkowskii genomic DNA includes:
- a CDS encoding UDP-N-acetylmuramoyl-tripeptide--D-alanyl-D-alanine ligase, with protein sequence MWPLSGKEIYRAITHDENSLNVFDNCIILGVSSDSRKITPNNLFVAIQGEQYDGHAYLAECFEKGVQIALVHKDSEFIKKLSPENQKKCIQVENVIDKFRNFAKFMRSRFDFPVIAVAGSNGKTTTKEMIFSLLNSETEKVTKTEKSENGFLGMALTLCQEAHNISSPPHALILEIGIDEVGAMAQHVSLSTPHISLITALGPEHLERLIDWDTAASEELILFQNLNSKKIWQLSDQKLLTEFNHQIEKNSCNDKNAISTINDYIIIEKNNFEKIENKDKLLNFVKKIIIWELTQSSSFDNTVKFEILPKENHYKNCEFKILMPSIHNVTNFALAFSVAIMLNKSINYIQECWKNFTIPPMRSNIKKLKNGNILFDDTYNSSPMSLEAALHFFDNKDFYNKEKLIILGDMLELGTESKYWHEKIFYSLKNLQNSYLCLYGSGMYDCYKLLKNIEDELISLNNTKIYWLAKSEDPNKFLSEIKVNLLDFLILVKGSRGMKLDRIVKTIEKNF
- a CDS encoding penicillin-binding protein 2, giving the protein MKNYRHNTSLLKKIKNYFDPRNIKSTANFQKRAYVMSAIFFVALICILIRYAWLTFFPTSIRTKLIATGSKQFETSINLSNPRATITDRNGKVLAVSVPSTSIFLLTKKMPKDKETLEKVSKQLKIPLQELLSYRNEKKSFIWIKRQMTQSEFQKIGSLKKWKHFIDTVDEPKRVYPEKDLAAHLIGFVGSDGQGLEGIEKVYNSRLSAKAIKVDVARDAMGRTFVLAPNDASKPAQHIPQLNLSIDISIQQFAQHSLREGVIRSKAKGGSVIVVDVTTGELLAVASYPTYNLNTPPQNDPEARRFRPVMDAIELGSVAKPMWIAKALDLGLISPSTRFDVTGGKMAVPGGFIRDDHPMKILDTQGVLRYSSNIGMYKISQKAGREKFYDSLMKVGFGRSPGTGFPGEWKGRIHRPETWSEMRFANMSFGQGFAISPLQLAHALSIITGGGVDRGINLLKRENYSSEETEVGPPLQFISPKTSKVIARMMGNVTEESNAGRIPGVFVGGKTGTAQIWSKKDKAYSERTAVFEGIIPANNPKLAIIVVLDEVKVRPAYGALLAGPVFSDIGKKTVHYLNSQGIFNVEPFTNAYLDKNIDKNTPIQ
- the dcm gene encoding DNA (cytosine-5-)-methyltransferase, with the translated sequence MVSIFSNNDNTISAELFADIISVSKSTISKWEKNEKIKPVKNPITGRKEYSISNLSELDEFKIFKEMAYSNWDKELKIKPLRPYQSIELFAGAGGLAIGLEKAGFTTIAVNEVDKDSCKTLRFNRPSWNVIEGDIKNVDFTKFNNIDFVSGGFPCQAFSYAGNKLGFEDARGTLFFEFARAIKEIKPKVFLGENVRGLLEHDEGRTLASMKSIIHELGYTLIEPHVLKAIFYQVPQKRERLFLVGIRNDLFKYSKFSWPAPYKKIFTLKDALKAGELFDSDVPNSEGQVYVKRKKEIMSLVPQGGYWKDLPDKIQREYMKKSYFLGGGKTGMARRLSWDEPSLTLTCAPAQNQTERCHPEETRPLTVREYARIQTFPDAWSFVGFINSQYKQIGNAVPVNLSHAVGRSLIALMNSIEEKKIYKKSISFD
- a CDS encoding Eco47II family restriction endonuclease, which encodes MKIQKKEYNLGFISDEDIYNHVKKTVLDYRLTIDFYKFNSNLVDPIKLTFDAKIYRMPIKDLIEQEVIRQIDKSNSNQIGYFHQNIFKFFSGWEVPKAGFDVINKDKHYYVEIKNKHNTMNSGGAKSVYIKLQSAILKNPNATSFLVEVIAKKSQNIPWETTIDEVKVCDPRIRKVSMDRFYEIVTGDKFAFKKLCEKIPIIIDDVVNNENPVKASNEIFDNLNKLDKHLLKSIYLLTFEKYEGFKNGLNIQQ
- a CDS encoding GNAT family N-acetyltransferase; translation: MCRKKYRRKGIGGILLNHVILFAKENNKTKFKIYTSNHDNEKNAQYLYEKFGFLVIEKKEFESGYVKIYREKKIN
- a CDS encoding helix-turn-helix domain-containing protein; amino-acid sequence: MSNTKKNKTKSFSLIEHKTDKIYDEKWKIIKDLFTKNKLEIIKNVTKFRNKNKIEVNQFCREIDISNRQYNRLMDETENISLMTMSQIAELMECDLEISFKKRKKIIKGI